The Malus domestica chromosome 10, GDT2T_hap1 genome contains a region encoding:
- the LOC139188734 gene encoding stigma-specific STIG1-like protein 1, with protein MKAFKVLLVLSMVMALAITLSATKDQEESFLDEENKDTDDATKSMQSDKTTSLRGRSRLLASRATVTTCDKHPRVCRASGSAGPDCCKKKCVDTNTDRVNCGTCGKKCKYGETCCKGKCVNPRSDKKNCGSCNNKCKKGSSCVYGMCSYA; from the coding sequence ATGAAAGCCTTCAAGGTTTTGCTTGTTCTTTCCATGGTAATGGCTTTAGCCATTACTCTCTCTGCAACTAAGGACCAAGAAGAATCATTCTTGGATGAGGAAAACAAAGATACAGATGATGCAACCAAAAGCATGCAATCAGATAAAACCACTTCTCTTAGGGGAAGAAGCCGCTTGCTTGCCTCTCGGGCCACTGTGACTACATGCGACAAACACCCTAGGGTTTGTCGGGCATCGGGCAGTGCAGGGCCAGATTGCTGCAAGAAGAAATGTGTGGATACGAACACAGACAGAGTAAACTGTGGCACGTGTGGGAAGAAATGCAAGTACGGGGAGACATGCTGCAAAGGCAAGTGTGTGAACCCTAGGTCTGACAAGAAAAACTGTGGGAGCTGCAACAACAAATGCAAGAAAGGCAGTTCATGTGTCTATGGGATGTGCAGCTATGCATGA
- the LOC103420580 gene encoding stigma-specific STIG1-like protein 1, with translation MKAFKVLLVLAMLLTLTISTLSAIPGQEESFFEEENNDPNDETKSQLEKSTSLRGTGRFLASRAAVMTCDKKPSVCRVSGSGGPDCCKKKCVNTNTDRVNCGKCGKKCKYAEICCKGKCVNPRSDRKNCGGCNNKCKKGSSCAYGMCSYA, from the coding sequence ATGAAAGCCTTCAAGGTTTTGCTTGTTCTTGCCATGCTACTGACTTTAACCATTAGCACTCTATCTGCAATCCCAGGCCAAGAAGAATCATTCTTCGAAGAGGAAAACAATGATCCAAATGATGAAACCAAAAGCCAATTAGAAAAAAGCACTTCTCTGAGGGGAACAGGCCGCTTCCTTGCTTCTCGGGCGGCAGTGATGACATGCGACAAAAAACCTAGTGTTTGTCGGGTCTCGGGCAGCGGAGGCCCAGACTGTTGCAAGAAGAAATGTGTGAACACGAACACAGACAGAGTAAACTGTGGCAAGTGTGGGAAAAAATGCAAGTACGCAGAGATATGCTGCAAAGGCAAGTGTGTGAATCCAAGGTCTGACAGGAAAAACTGTGGCGGCTGCAACAATAAGTGCAAGAAAGGCAGTTCATGTGCGTATGGGATGTGCAGTTATGCGTGA